The proteins below are encoded in one region of Equus caballus isolate H_3958 breed thoroughbred chromosome 16, TB-T2T, whole genome shotgun sequence:
- the TMPPE gene encoding transmembrane protein with metallophosphoesterase domain, which translates to MAIFRQLSLGMKAALAAGTVFVSMIVSRSYLAGSLELRAWRWLLRLQLALFANSLMLIGSHYIWCSAVSNLSHSSAAESACFQLWKMAVVTFLALAHSSFFTMLFLVAEEPYLFSLAAYSCLGAYIIMVFFLCTLSGMEQACQLLAWRSGRVVSSLDKTRKLALRPALAVVVTAVLSVVGLLNAAQPPAVKTVEVPIHQLPPSMDNLKIVLLSDIHLGPTVGRTKMEMFVRMVNMLEPDVTVIVGDLCDSEASTLRTAVAPLGQLHSRLGTYFVTGNHEYYTSDVSNWFALLESLNVKPLHNENVKISAIRAQHGSGEDGDWICLAGVDDIEADVLHYSGHGMDLDKALGGCSPDHTTILLAHQPLAAKRALQARPDINLILSGHTHAGQIFPLNVAAYLLNPFFAGLYQVAQTTFVYVSPGTAYYGIPMRLGSRAEITELILQRAP; encoded by the coding sequence ATGGCGATCTTCAGGCAGCTGTCCTTGGGCATGAAGGCCGCTCTGGCTGCTGGCACTGTCTTCGTGTCCATGATTGTCTCCCGCTCTTATTTGGCGGGGAGCCTTGAGCTCAGGGCCTGGCGTTGGCTGTTGCGCTTGCAGCTGGCCCTGTTTGCCAACTCACTCATGCTTATAGGCTCCCACTACATCTGGTGTAGTGCAGTCAGCAACCTCAGCCATTCCTCAGCTGCAGAGTCGGCCTGTTTTCAGCTTTGGAAGATGGCTGTTGTGACATTTCTGGCCCTGGCCCATTCCAGTTTCTTCACCATGCTCTTTTTAGTGGCCGAGGAGCCCTATCTCTTTTCCTTGGCAGCCTACTCCTGCCTTGGGGCGTACATCATCATGGTCTTCTTCCTCTGTACCCTCAGTGGCATGGAGCAGGCCTGTCAGCTCCTGGCCTGGCGCAGTGGTCGAGTCGTGAGCAGCCTTGACAAGACAAGGAAGCTGGCACTCAGGCCAGCCCTGGCCGTGGTGGTGACCGCTGTGCTCAGTGTGGTCGGGCTTCTGAATgctgcccagcccccagctgtGAAAACAGTGGAGGTGCCCATCCATCAGCTGCCCCCCTCTATGGACAACCTCAAGATAGTGCTCCTTTCAGACATTCACTTGGGTCCCACCGTGGGCAGGACCAAGATGGAGATGTTCGTGAGGATGGtgaacatgctggaaccagatgtcACGGTGATCGTGGGTGACCTCTGTGATTCAGAAGCCTCAACCCTCCGGACCGCTGTCGCTCCTTTGGGCCAGCTTCATTCACGCCTCGGCACCTACTTCGTCACAGGCAATCACGAGTACTACACATCAGATGTCAGCAACTGGTTTGCGCTGCTGGAATCCCTGAATGTTAAGCCCCTTCACAATGAGAATGTGAAGATTTCTGCCATCCGGGCCCAACATGGTAGTGGTGAGGATGGCGACTGGATCTGCTTGGCTGGGGTGGACGATATTGAAGCAGATGTCTTGCACTACTCTGGCCACGGCATGGATCTCGACAAGGCCCTGGGGGGCTGTAGCCCAGACCACACCACCATCTTGCTAGCTCACCAGCCCCTGGCTGCCAAGAGAGCCCTTCAAGCTCGGCCAGATATTAACTTGATCCTTTCTGGGCACACGCATgctgggcaaatcttccccttGAACGTGGCAGCCTATCTCCTGAACCCCTTCTTTGCTGGTCTCTACCAAGTGGCCCAGACTACATTTGTATATGTCAGCCCAGGCACGGCCTACTATGGGATACCCATGAGATTGGGTAGCAGGGCGGAGATTACGGAGCTCATCCTGCAGCGAGCTCCCTGA